A genomic window from Oceanobacillus timonensis includes:
- a CDS encoding DUF819 domain-containing protein, with amino-acid sequence MIQDTFLYISVLIALAAVIVWIEKSTSSKFFKYVPGIVLLYLTAALFRTFGVFGDTEMMSEANSNLGDILLPAMVVLMLINCDLRKLRKVGGKMLLGYATAAISIVVGFTAVYTIFSNWYAPDTWQAFGALAGSWTGGSANMVAIQGILDVPENIFGYALIMDTVNYSVWVMFLFWLVPFAPKINKWTGAKTEHLDQVQADLEEDDTNQSVGFKEMMVMLAFGLLVSAIGARIGEALPEIGTVINATTWTITIAAVIGLVLATTRFSKIAGSMDIANVMLYIIIALIASNADFSQLFQAPIYIISGFLILFIHLVVMVLLGKLFRLDLFTLGIASLANIGGMASAPMLAGYYNRALIPVGVIMALLGSFLGTYIGLLVSQILSMI; translated from the coding sequence ATGATACAGGATACGTTTTTATATATTAGTGTATTAATTGCATTAGCAGCAGTGATTGTTTGGATAGAGAAATCAACGTCGAGTAAATTTTTCAAATATGTTCCCGGTATTGTTCTACTTTATTTGACCGCTGCGCTGTTTCGGACATTTGGAGTGTTTGGGGATACGGAGATGATGAGTGAAGCGAATTCAAATCTCGGAGACATCCTGCTTCCAGCTATGGTTGTTCTTATGTTGATTAATTGTGACCTGCGAAAACTTCGTAAAGTAGGAGGGAAGATGCTCCTTGGATATGCGACGGCTGCTATCAGTATTGTAGTAGGTTTTACGGCTGTTTATACCATTTTCAGCAATTGGTATGCCCCGGATACATGGCAGGCATTCGGTGCGTTGGCTGGCAGCTGGACAGGCGGGTCCGCAAATATGGTCGCCATTCAAGGTATATTGGATGTTCCTGAAAATATCTTTGGATATGCTTTGATTATGGATACAGTCAATTACTCTGTTTGGGTAATGTTTTTATTCTGGCTTGTCCCATTTGCACCAAAAATTAATAAGTGGACAGGTGCTAAAACGGAACATCTTGATCAGGTTCAAGCTGATTTGGAAGAAGATGATACGAACCAGTCCGTGGGTTTTAAGGAAATGATGGTTATGCTCGCATTTGGGCTGCTTGTTTCAGCTATTGGTGCCAGAATTGGAGAGGCTTTACCTGAAATAGGTACTGTAATTAATGCTACTACTTGGACCATTACGATTGCTGCTGTCATCGGACTTGTATTAGCAACAACACGATTCTCAAAAATAGCTGGCTCTATGGACATCGCTAATGTAATGTTATACATCATCATTGCATTGATTGCATCCAATGCAGATTTTAGTCAATTATTTCAAGCGCCAATTTATATTATCAGCGGATTTCTGATCTTATTTATTCATTTAGTGGTAATGGTGTTGTTAGGAAAACTCTTCAGGCTTGATTTATTTACATTAGGGATTGCGAGCCTTGCCAATATTGGTGGAATGGCATCTGCGCCAATGCTTGCAGGCTACTATAACCGTGCCCTTATACCCGTTGGTGTCATCATGGCTTTATTGGGTTCATTCCTTGGCACATATATTGGTCTTTTAGTTTCCCAAATACTTTCCATGATATAA
- a CDS encoding dipeptide epimerase codes for MITDVTVTHTRNKLKEPFITAVRSVDEIESLTITMETDDGFYGVGAASPTLKITGDSLESIQSAITGPIKQAIIREPLSSLEHLVTKVRDACIGNTSAKAAVDIALYDLFSRKDQLPMYQFLGGYQSEITTDMTLSIGEENDMAVKAKTLVQQGFKALKIKLGGAFQEDLSRMRRLRQTVGESIQLRIDANQSWDAKTAVRFIRMLEEEQLDVEFIEQPVKAADFKGLAYVTNHVHTPIMADESLFSPADALRLVQMSACDLFNIKLMKSGGIREAIVIADIAEAAGIPCMIGSMMESPISVSAAAHLACGHRNIIYADLDAPLWLKKWEGTVGDRTVAYEDSRIRCLQR; via the coding sequence ATGATTACAGATGTAACAGTAACACATACGAGAAATAAGTTAAAAGAGCCATTCATTACAGCCGTTCGAAGTGTGGATGAAATAGAGTCACTCACGATAACAATGGAAACCGATGATGGGTTTTATGGAGTTGGAGCAGCATCGCCAACTTTAAAAATAACAGGAGATTCCTTAGAAAGCATACAGAGTGCTATCACGGGTCCAATTAAACAAGCAATCATCAGAGAGCCGCTAAGTTCCTTGGAACATTTAGTTACGAAAGTAAGAGATGCCTGTATTGGTAATACAAGTGCAAAGGCAGCTGTTGATATTGCTTTGTATGATTTGTTTTCCAGAAAAGACCAACTTCCTATGTACCAATTTCTAGGTGGGTATCAAAGTGAGATTACGACAGATATGACATTAAGTATTGGAGAAGAAAATGATATGGCTGTAAAAGCAAAGACATTGGTGCAACAAGGATTTAAAGCATTGAAGATAAAACTTGGGGGTGCGTTTCAAGAGGATTTATCACGTATGAGACGATTGCGTCAGACAGTTGGTGAATCCATTCAGTTACGAATTGATGCAAATCAGAGCTGGGATGCGAAGACTGCCGTCCGATTTATCCGAATGCTTGAGGAGGAGCAGCTTGATGTTGAATTTATTGAACAGCCGGTAAAGGCAGCTGATTTTAAAGGATTGGCTTATGTAACCAATCATGTCCATACACCAATTATGGCAGACGAAAGTCTCTTTTCTCCAGCGGATGCACTGAGGTTGGTTCAAATGAGTGCCTGTGATTTATTTAATATTAAACTGATGAAGTCCGGAGGAATCCGGGAAGCGATTGTGATAGCAGATATTGCGGAGGCTGCCGGTATACCCTGCATGATCGGCAGCATGATGGAATCACCGATTTCTGTTTCAGCAGCTGCACATCTTGCTTGCGGACATCGGAACATTATTTATGCTGATTTAGATGCTCCGCTTTGGTTGAAAAAATGGGAAGGTACGGTGGGAGATAGAACAGTGGCATATGAAGATTCACGAATTAGGTGTTTGCAAAGGTAA
- a CDS encoding type B 50S ribosomal protein L31 — MKQDIHPEYRKVVFLDTSTNYKFLSGSTRESDETIEWEDGNTYPLLKVEISSDSHPFYTGKQKADKVGGRVDRFKKKYNLS; from the coding sequence ATGAAACAAGATATTCATCCAGAGTACAGAAAAGTCGTTTTTCTGGACACTAGTACGAATTACAAGTTCTTAAGCGGATCAACAAGAGAATCAGACGAAACAATTGAGTGGGAAGACGGTAATACGTACCCGCTATTAAAAGTTGAAATCAGCTCTGATTCACATCCATTCTACACTGGGAAGCAAAAAGCTGACAAAGTCGGCGGCCGTGTGGATCGCTTTAAGAAAAAATATAATCTTAGCTAA
- a CDS encoding thymidine kinase: protein MHIMKRNGWVELICGSMFSGKSEELIRRVRRATFAHLNVCVFKPAIDTRYDEKAVVSHDGTTTIAKSIRDAAEILEEMEPDMDIVAIDEVQFFENNVIDVIEELVHRDIRVIVAGLDMDFRGVPFEPVPQLMALSESVTKLNAICPICGSPASRTQRLIDGKPASYDDPVIMVGASESYEPRCRHHHEVPNRPEVKITNKAEKQTNR, encoded by the coding sequence ATGCATATAATGAAGCGGAACGGGTGGGTTGAACTAATCTGCGGAAGTATGTTTTCCGGAAAATCAGAGGAATTAATCCGTCGTGTCAGAAGAGCAACGTTTGCACATTTAAATGTATGTGTATTTAAACCGGCTATAGATACGCGTTATGATGAAAAGGCAGTAGTTTCTCATGATGGGACAACAACTATTGCAAAGTCCATACGGGATGCGGCGGAAATTTTAGAGGAAATGGAACCGGATATGGATATTGTAGCTATTGACGAAGTGCAATTTTTTGAGAACAATGTGATTGACGTGATTGAAGAACTTGTTCATAGAGATATCCGGGTCATTGTTGCCGGTTTGGATATGGATTTTCGGGGAGTTCCTTTTGAGCCCGTACCGCAGCTCATGGCTTTATCGGAATCGGTAACCAAATTAAACGCCATCTGCCCGATTTGCGGTTCGCCGGCAAGCAGAACCCAGCGTCTCATTGATGGTAAACCGGCATCTTATGATGATCCTGTTATTATGGTTGGAGCTTCTGAATCTTATGAACCGCGCTGCCGTCACCATCATGAAGTACCCAATCGTCCGGAAGTAAAGATAACAAACAAAGCAGAAAAACAAACGAACCGATAA
- the prfA gene encoding peptide chain release factor 1, with amino-acid sequence MLDRLQTLEDRYNKLNEMLSDPEVISDTQKLRAYSKEQAGLEDVVQAYREYKEVTSQLTDAKEMLEDESDDEMLEMAKMEVSELSSRKEELEERLRVLLLPKDPNDDKNVFMEIRGAAGGDEAALFAGDLYRMYSRYAEAQGWKIDVMEASSTGVGGYKEIIFMIDGADVYSKLKYENGAHRVQRVPETESGGRIHTSTATVAVLPEAEEVEVDVHEKDIRVDTFASSGPGGQSVNTTMSAVRLTHEPTGIVVSIQDEKSQIKNKEKAMKVLRARIYDKFQQEAQEEYDENRKSAVGTGDRSERIRTYNFPQNRVTDHRIGLTIQKLDQIMQGKLDEFIEALVMEEQAQKLEQIGE; translated from the coding sequence GTGTTAGATCGTTTACAGACACTGGAAGATCGGTATAATAAATTAAATGAAATGTTAAGTGATCCGGAAGTAATCAGTGATACACAAAAACTGCGTGCGTATTCGAAAGAACAGGCTGGGCTGGAAGACGTTGTCCAGGCCTACCGTGAGTATAAGGAAGTGACATCTCAACTGACAGATGCGAAAGAAATGCTGGAAGATGAATCAGATGATGAAATGCTGGAAATGGCAAAGATGGAAGTATCTGAATTATCCTCCAGAAAAGAAGAGCTGGAGGAACGGCTGAGGGTTCTCCTGCTTCCGAAAGACCCGAATGACGATAAAAACGTCTTCATGGAGATTCGTGGTGCAGCCGGTGGAGATGAAGCTGCTTTATTTGCGGGGGATTTATACCGGATGTATTCACGTTATGCGGAAGCGCAGGGCTGGAAAATTGACGTGATGGAAGCCAGTTCTACAGGTGTAGGCGGTTATAAAGAGATTATCTTTATGATTGATGGTGCAGACGTTTACTCGAAGTTGAAGTATGAAAATGGTGCACATCGTGTGCAGCGTGTCCCGGAAACGGAGTCAGGCGGACGGATTCATACTTCCACGGCAACGGTTGCTGTGCTCCCTGAAGCAGAAGAAGTAGAAGTAGACGTGCATGAAAAGGATATTCGTGTAGATACGTTTGCTTCCAGCGGACCAGGTGGACAGAGTGTAAATACAACGATGTCAGCGGTACGTTTAACGCACGAGCCGACCGGGATTGTGGTTTCTATTCAAGATGAAAAATCACAAATTAAAAATAAAGAAAAAGCGATGAAAGTTTTGCGTGCCCGTATTTACGATAAGTTTCAGCAGGAAGCACAGGAAGAATATGATGAAAACCGTAAATCAGCGGTTGGTACAGGGGATCGCTCGGAACGTATTCGTACGTATAACTTCCCGCAAAACCGGGTAACGGATCATCGTATTGGATTAACGATTCAAAAATTGGATCAGATTATGCAAGGCAAGCTGGATGAATTTATCGAGGCGCTGGTTATGGAAGAGCAGGCGCAAAAATTAGAACAGATTGGGGAATAA
- the prmC gene encoding peptide chain release factor N(5)-glutamine methyltransferase, translating to MSQTKIYEVLNWASLFLEKAGREPKVAEILIQHHLGLSRQEWLLALRDPIPEDKQKQIAADIRKHAETGIPVQHLTGHEAFYGRTFQVNKDVLIPRPETEELVLAVKEYLGVKAEPVRIVDVGTGSGVIAITLALEWKHAAVFATDISAGALQIAEQNAIQLQADVTFLQGDFLAPLLHDTNPFDVIVSNPPYIAKSEAQALSDTVRDFDPELALFAEADGMAAYLKIIQQMKRMPLKQDTLLALEIGHTQGELVEQYIKQAFPGSHVEIKQDINGKDRIVLATHFS from the coding sequence ATGTCCCAGACAAAAATTTACGAAGTCCTTAACTGGGCTTCTCTTTTTTTAGAAAAAGCGGGCAGAGAACCGAAAGTAGCAGAAATCTTAATACAGCATCACTTAGGATTATCCAGACAGGAATGGCTGCTTGCTTTACGTGATCCGATTCCGGAAGATAAACAGAAGCAGATAGCTGCAGATATTAGAAAACATGCGGAAACAGGAATTCCTGTACAGCACTTGACTGGACATGAAGCATTTTATGGGCGTACCTTTCAAGTGAATAAGGATGTTTTAATACCGCGTCCGGAAACGGAAGAGCTTGTGCTGGCGGTAAAAGAATACCTCGGTGTGAAAGCAGAACCTGTACGCATTGTAGATGTTGGTACAGGCAGTGGTGTTATTGCCATTACACTGGCGCTGGAATGGAAGCATGCCGCAGTGTTCGCTACAGATATCTCGGCTGGAGCGCTTCAGATTGCCGAGCAAAATGCGATACAGTTACAAGCGGATGTTACTTTTTTACAAGGGGATTTTTTAGCCCCTCTATTGCATGATACCAACCCATTTGATGTGATTGTTTCCAACCCGCCTTATATTGCAAAATCAGAAGCACAGGCGTTAAGCGATACAGTCCGTGATTTTGATCCGGAACTGGCTCTGTTTGCAGAAGCGGACGGCATGGCTGCGTACCTTAAGATTATCCAGCAAATGAAACGGATGCCCTTGAAACAGGATACGTTGCTTGCTCTGGAAATCGGCCATACGCAGGGGGAACTTGTTGAACAATATATCAAACAAGCATTTCCGGGAAGTCATGTGGAAATCAAACAGGATATAAATGGAAAAGACCGCATCGTATTGGCAACGCATTTCAGCTGA
- the spoIIR gene encoding stage II sporulation protein R gives MKKVWFAIGLLFLLLSIIPVISVAKEMQNKELDYQVIPDEAIRLRILANSDSEKDQDVKHKVRDEVNEVITEWVKDIDDIEEARQLINDRLPELEEVIKDTLKKENSDEDFELEYREDVSFPAKLYGNYLYPEGEYEAILVTIGEGSGANWWCVLFPPLCFLDFFNGTSVAEGEEAQAQAEEEEEEVEVEFFLFKWLGLS, from the coding sequence ATGAAAAAAGTATGGTTTGCTATTGGACTTTTATTTTTATTATTATCTATTATTCCTGTAATTAGTGTAGCAAAAGAAATGCAAAATAAAGAGCTCGACTATCAAGTTATCCCGGACGAAGCAATCAGGCTGCGCATTCTGGCCAACAGTGACAGTGAGAAAGATCAGGACGTCAAACACAAGGTACGTGATGAAGTCAATGAAGTTATTACAGAATGGGTGAAAGATATAGATGATATTGAAGAGGCGAGACAGCTGATTAATGACCGGCTCCCTGAATTAGAAGAAGTGATTAAGGATACACTAAAAAAAGAAAACAGTGACGAAGATTTCGAACTGGAGTATCGAGAGGATGTTTCCTTTCCTGCAAAATTATATGGAAACTATCTTTATCCAGAAGGAGAGTATGAAGCGATTTTAGTCACGATAGGAGAAGGTTCTGGTGCGAACTGGTGGTGTGTCCTGTTTCCGCCGTTATGCTTTTTAGATTTCTTTAACGGTACATCAGTAGCAGAGGGAGAAGAAGCACAGGCGCAAGCAGAAGAGGAAGAAGAAGAAGTCGAAGTAGAATTCTTTCTATTTAAATGGTTAGGGTTGTCATAG
- a CDS encoding L-threonylcarbamoyladenylate synthase: MHTKVWRMDAENIMDKDLKEAAAILKAGEVVAFPTETVYGLGADATEEAAVRKIFEAKGRPQDNPLIAHVASIDQLKELVTCIPDYVYTLIQAFSPGPLTYILPASDDCADNVKAGLSTIGVRIPSHPIALAFIQAAGKPVAAPSANVSGKPSPTAAEHVYEDLNGRISGLIDGGQTGVGLESTVIDCTGEIPVILRPGGVTKEQLERVTGTVMMDPGLVKSSEDRPKAPGMKYKHYAPEVPLYLFAGTSQAFRQYVDKEMQAGNRVGVLMSDQTAAMFTEEVYIHKLGRTIEEIASSLYDGLRFFKQANVDKIICETFSENGIGQAVMNRLRKAADRVIEE; encoded by the coding sequence ATGCACACGAAAGTATGGAGAATGGACGCAGAAAATATAATGGATAAAGATTTAAAAGAAGCAGCAGCTATATTGAAAGCAGGAGAGGTTGTTGCTTTTCCTACAGAAACCGTATATGGGCTGGGAGCAGATGCCACGGAAGAAGCAGCTGTCCGTAAAATATTTGAGGCAAAGGGACGGCCGCAAGATAATCCATTGATTGCCCATGTGGCCTCTATAGATCAATTAAAAGAACTTGTGACATGTATTCCAGACTATGTGTATACGTTAATCCAAGCCTTCTCTCCTGGCCCATTAACATATATTTTACCGGCAAGTGATGACTGTGCAGATAATGTTAAAGCAGGGTTATCCACAATTGGTGTACGAATTCCCAGTCATCCGATTGCCCTAGCTTTTATTCAAGCAGCGGGAAAACCGGTTGCAGCACCAAGCGCTAACGTGTCCGGAAAGCCTAGTCCGACTGCTGCAGAGCATGTGTATGAAGATTTAAACGGACGAATAAGTGGTTTGATTGATGGTGGACAGACGGGCGTTGGTTTGGAATCAACCGTGATCGATTGTACGGGAGAAATCCCGGTTATTTTGCGTCCTGGCGGCGTAACGAAAGAACAATTGGAGCGGGTGACAGGTACGGTCATGATGGATCCGGGACTTGTTAAATCGTCTGAAGATCGGCCGAAAGCGCCTGGGATGAAATATAAACACTATGCGCCTGAAGTTCCGCTTTATTTATTCGCAGGTACCAGCCAGGCATTCCGGCAATATGTGGATAAGGAAATGCAAGCAGGAAACAGAGTGGGTGTGCTGATGTCTGATCAAACAGCTGCTATGTTTACAGAAGAAGTGTATATCCACAAGCTGGGAAGAACGATAGAAGAAATTGCATCTTCATTATATGATGGTTTACGCTTTTTCAAACAAGCAAATGTGGATAAAATTATTTGTGAAACATTTTCTGAAAATGGAATCGGCCAAGCTGTAATGAACCGTCTGCGAAAGGCAGCCGACCGTGTTATAGAGGAATAA
- a CDS encoding manganese efflux pump MntP family protein, protein MFFSIELLSLALLAIGLSMDAFSISLGLGMNKIRLKRIAIIGLVIGSFHMLFPMAGMLLGHALSEQVGQWTALASGILLFFIGAHMFFSAFRISDEYRWQPAGIGLWILAGSVSLDSFTVGFSLGISGVTIVITLIIFGVVSCLLTWAGLLLGRHLQGFLGSYSEMFGGLILSCFGIYMLFS, encoded by the coding sequence ATGTTTTTTTCTATCGAACTACTTTCATTAGCCTTACTCGCAATCGGTTTAAGCATGGACGCATTCTCCATCAGCTTAGGCTTGGGAATGAATAAGATACGCTTGAAACGGATTGCGATAATTGGTCTGGTAATTGGCAGCTTCCATATGCTTTTCCCGATGGCAGGCATGCTGCTTGGACATGCATTATCCGAACAGGTAGGACAGTGGACGGCACTCGCTTCAGGAATCTTGTTATTCTTTATTGGCGCCCATATGTTTTTCTCTGCTTTTCGTATATCGGATGAATATCGCTGGCAGCCAGCCGGTATCGGATTATGGATATTAGCTGGCAGTGTCAGTCTGGACAGTTTCACAGTAGGTTTCAGTCTTGGGATTTCAGGCGTAACCATCGTTATTACGCTTATTATTTTTGGAGTCGTAAGTTGTTTATTGACGTGGGCAGGTTTGCTATTAGGAAGACACCTGCAAGGCTTTCTGGGCAGCTATAGTGAAATGTTTGGAGGGCTTATTCTTTCCTGTTTTGGAATTTATATGTTATTCAGCTGA
- a CDS encoding low molecular weight protein arginine phosphatase, which produces MNVLFVCTGNTCRSPMAEGLLKNRAPADMQVKSCGITAMPGGQMSSQTKEVLRQQGIEMDHQATPINEHLVQWADLILTMTASHKETLWFQFPEYRKKIYTLKEFALHADIQIWDQLEKAYADLEEKRRRYLEHNDSEINPAKQGEFVYETCREEIETIQHLKKQLTHSDIADPFGGLAMDYLRTEQEIEACLNQWLSS; this is translated from the coding sequence ATGAATGTGCTATTTGTATGTACAGGAAACACATGTCGCAGTCCAATGGCGGAAGGGTTGCTAAAGAATCGTGCGCCAGCGGATATGCAAGTGAAATCCTGTGGAATTACGGCTATGCCGGGAGGACAGATGAGCAGCCAGACAAAAGAAGTATTAAGACAACAAGGGATTGAGATGGATCACCAGGCCACCCCAATCAATGAACATCTCGTTCAGTGGGCAGACTTGATTCTGACCATGACCGCTTCCCATAAAGAAACACTTTGGTTCCAATTTCCTGAATACAGAAAAAAAATATATACACTTAAAGAATTTGCCCTACATGCCGATATACAAATATGGGACCAATTAGAAAAAGCCTATGCAGATTTGGAAGAAAAAAGAAGGCGCTATTTAGAGCATAACGATTCCGAAATAAACCCGGCAAAACAAGGCGAATTCGTGTATGAAACCTGCCGGGAAGAAATAGAAACCATTCAACATTTAAAAAAACAGCTGACACACTCGGATATCGCAGATCCGTTTGGAGGATTGGCTATGGATTACTTGAGGACAGAGCAGGAAATTGAAGCATGTCTGAACCAATGGTTATCCTCTTAA
- a CDS encoding methyl-accepting chemotaxis protein — protein sequence MGKRYRFSLRLKLVVFTTFLALITYSTSAFFIYILFDYIHSWINVSQQTFVILTLLAGVMWSGILAFFAARWITKPLQKLEKITGEAAKGNLEVRAEIPQSDDEIKSLSVAVNSMLESLNKMVTNIDQHFEETNRTVHELKVASNTATKHAAAIGESVGEISDGAENSSRATQETVGSIEIATELANEVQHKAETSKEQSHAMIHMLEEGQNVVKQLVDGMERIAVEQEVSLEDVNHLRQSTMEVEGIITLVGEIAEQTNLLALNASIEAARAGEHGKGFAVVAEEVRKLADQSGQAVNDISGLLLSIQTDVKQLAEKININATSAREEVGRGENTNHTITEMGTTVTETAAQVDKIYELVEQQLQSIQNTANQSQEVAAIAEETSAGTQEVNAAIQEQIGTMEHVDQLAGQMEEHAGSLREQINQFNVKQETEPAREMPGRRSDSNGDSLVENRHQDVS from the coding sequence ATGGGAAAAAGATATCGATTCAGTCTTAGATTAAAGCTTGTTGTATTTACCACCTTTTTAGCACTTATTACATATTCAACAAGTGCTTTCTTTATTTACATTTTATTTGACTATATTCATTCCTGGATCAATGTATCGCAGCAGACTTTTGTTATTTTGACATTGCTGGCCGGTGTTATGTGGTCCGGCATCCTGGCTTTTTTTGCTGCAAGATGGATTACAAAACCATTGCAAAAACTAGAAAAGATAACCGGGGAAGCAGCAAAGGGAAATCTGGAAGTGCGGGCAGAAATTCCGCAGTCGGATGATGAGATTAAATCTTTGTCTGTTGCTGTAAACAGTATGCTTGAAAGTTTAAATAAAATGGTGACAAATATTGATCAGCACTTCGAGGAAACAAATCGAACGGTTCATGAACTAAAAGTAGCTTCGAATACCGCGACAAAACACGCGGCAGCTATTGGTGAATCTGTCGGTGAAATCTCAGATGGAGCAGAAAATTCATCTCGTGCAACCCAGGAAACGGTCGGATCAATTGAAATCGCAACAGAATTAGCTAATGAAGTACAACATAAAGCAGAAACATCGAAAGAGCAGTCTCATGCCATGATCCATATGCTGGAAGAAGGACAAAATGTAGTGAAACAATTAGTTGACGGAATGGAGCGTATCGCTGTGGAGCAGGAAGTCTCTTTGGAAGATGTGAATCATTTACGACAAAGTACGATGGAAGTGGAAGGGATTATCACTTTAGTCGGCGAGATTGCGGAACAAACCAACTTACTGGCATTGAATGCTTCCATTGAAGCAGCCCGTGCAGGGGAACATGGAAAAGGGTTTGCAGTCGTGGCTGAAGAAGTGCGGAAGCTGGCTGATCAAAGCGGGCAGGCAGTAAATGATATTTCCGGGCTGCTGCTTTCGATTCAAACAGACGTGAAACAGTTGGCCGAAAAAATTAATATCAATGCGACATCTGCACGGGAGGAAGTTGGCCGTGGTGAAAATACAAACCATACCATTACGGAAATGGGGACGACGGTAACAGAGACAGCTGCACAGGTAGATAAGATTTACGAACTGGTAGAACAGCAGCTGCAATCGATTCAAAATACAGCAAATCAATCGCAGGAAGTAGCGGCTATTGCGGAAGAAACATCTGCAGGGACGCAGGAAGTCAACGCCGCAATTCAAGAACAAATCGGTACCATGGAACACGTGGATCAATTAGCAGGGCAGATGGAAGAACATGCTGGAAGTCTAAGAGAACAGATTAACCAATTTAATGTGAAGCAAGAGACGGAACCTGCCCGCGAAATGCCTGGAAGGCGCTCGGATAGCAATGGGGACAGTTTAGTTGAAAACAGGCATCAAGATGTATCGTAA
- a CDS encoding TIGR01440 family protein, translating to MMITKDLEQVMNQWLAISSPQKNEIVVIGCSTSEVAGQPIGTSGSTEIAKSLYEQMTNFQKQTGVHLAFQCCEHLNRALVVDRETAVQYGLEEVAAVPVPEAGGSMASYAYRQIEHPVVVENISAHAGLDIGETMIGMHLKPVAVPLKLEQRTIGQARVRAARTRPKLIGGHRAYYGENPAR from the coding sequence ATGATGATAACGAAAGATTTAGAACAAGTTATGAATCAATGGCTGGCGATAAGCAGCCCGCAAAAAAATGAGATTGTTGTTATTGGCTGTTCAACAAGTGAAGTAGCTGGTCAGCCCATTGGAACAAGCGGAAGTACGGAAATTGCCAAAAGCCTTTATGAGCAGATGACGAACTTTCAAAAGCAAACAGGTGTGCATTTGGCTTTTCAATGCTGTGAGCATTTGAATCGTGCACTTGTTGTAGACCGGGAGACAGCTGTGCAATATGGACTGGAAGAAGTTGCTGCTGTACCTGTTCCAGAAGCAGGTGGATCCATGGCGAGTTATGCTTATAGACAAATAGAACATCCAGTTGTTGTGGAAAATATAAGCGCTCATGCCGGATTGGATATTGGCGAAACAATGATTGGTATGCATTTAAAACCAGTGGCTGTTCCGCTGAAATTAGAACAGCGCACGATTGGCCAAGCCCGGGTAAGGGCAGCTCGTACTCGTCCGAAATTAATCGGCGGTCATCGGGCATATTACGGAGAAAACCCAGCGAGATAA